The window TTTGAAGGTGGCGACTGCCCATGTCCCAGTGCACATCACCGGGCTCGGGCTGAGGAGTGGCTGGGTGCCCAGGGAGCTGCCGCTGCTGCGGGTGCAAGGGTCCCGGCTACAGCATCTCGTCGGAAATCTCTGGCTCAGGTTGTGCCGTGCTGGATACAGCATCTCCATGGAAACCCTCCCGCTCAGGCTGTGCGGGCTCGGGAGATGCCATCTCCACGGAAACGCGGCTGTGGTGGCTGTGCAGGCCGGGATGTGCTGGCCGGGCACCGGGTGCCCACCGCAGGAGGACTGGGGGTGCCCAGGGTGCCCATGACTGTGAGGTGATGGAGGAGAGCCAGACCCCCCTCCGAGGCTGAAGGAagcctgggggagcagggggtggtGCACAGGCCACCCCTGGCCCCGGCATGGGGGCAGGAAGGACAGGGAAAATAGGGGGAGCAACTCCTGCACCTGTAATACCGACATAAAATCTGCCTCCCTTGCCCCGTTCTCTCCGCACCATGCCAAGCAGAGACTCCTGCCTCTGTcggtttttttttggggggggcttACCCCCTCTCCTACCCTGCGGCTCCATCAGACCCATTCTAGGGAAGACCATTTCCTATGCCATGGGGGCTGGAGGCGTTCAGGGGCGTGGAAATACCCTAATCCCTGTAAGCAAGGGTGCAGGACCCTCCTCAACAGCTGGGATGGGACCATGATGGACCCAGTGCTTGCACTCACGTCCCACAGCATGGGAAGCCAGAGGGCCGAGATTTCACCCTCAGAAATAGCccagacaaaatattttgcaggttATTTATagcctgtatttaaaaaaaacaaagacatcacaaaacaacaacaaaaaacgAGCCACCAAAAGCCTTTTATTTGTTGAttttaaatgtgtcttttaGCTTTCATTCAGCTCCTGCTGGTCTCCCGGGATAGCGGGTGCAGGAGCCcggccacagcagcagctcccggGCAGCCAGAGCGGCCCATGGGCTCGGGCTCGCCCCCCGGCCGGGTCCCTacggggacacacacacacacacacacacaccggcGGTGGCCGTGCCGCCTCCTTGGCACGGCGCCGAGCTCGGGCACGCCGCGCTGGGAGAGACAGAGCCCCGCCGCACGCTGCCCGTCCCCTGCCCGCTcccggggcggcgcgggcccGGCCGGGACGAgcccccgctcccgccggccccgggagcggccgcagccccggcccggcgcagCCCGGAAAGTAGGGCAGCGAGGGCCAGCTGCGGCCGCCCGCAGCCCTCCCGAGGGACACGGCGCTCGCACGGCCGCGGGAAGGCGTGCGCCCCACCCCCCGCTCCCTGCGGGCTGCTGCGCGGCCGAGGGGGcggcccgggctgggggggtgtCTCCCggcactggggctgctggtACCCACCGACTGACACCTCGTGTGGCAGCCGGAGGacggcccccgccgccgccccgggaggggagccaggctgcagcgTGCCGCGGGAAGGGCGAGGATCAGGCCGGGAAAGTCCCCGCggggagctgccccccagcctgcatTAGCCCCGCTTCATGCCAggcccctgcctgctcccacccagcAAGCAACACTCCCCCTACAATAGGCTCCCCCAGCCACggctcctctctccccctctccccgctGCCGGCGGgcatccccagcatccccctttcctgcagcagtcTGCAGACCTAGAAttggtttttaattaaaaaaaaaaaacaacacccaagTGCTGGCTTTCCTGCACTgaggaaatttatttctgcagggaAGTCAGAGGGACAACTGTTGCCCTTGATGCAGGAGTGCTGCAGCTTTGGAGGAGCCTGTGCTGGGACAGACAAGCTGGCCCAGCAGCCCAGAGGGGCCAGCACGGCAGTGCCAGTGACCCAACTCTATCTAGGTGCCTCCTCTAACTCATTCCCAGCAGCTCACGCTGATGctttccacatttatttttgaagcacCTCTGTATACTGGAAGCCCCAGTTCAAGCCCAGTCCAGCCCAGCGTTGCCCTTCTGCGCAAGATGAGGCACATCCAGATCCATGGCTTGAAGCTGTCCCCTCTCAACGCTGGCAGAGCAACAGCCATGCTCACGCCGCAGGACTCACCAGCCAAAGTTCAGTGTGAGGCAGCCTCCGGATCGAGGGGCCATGTGTCAGCAGGTCCCTCTTGCTGCTTCAGGTGGTCCCAGCTTGTGACAGTAAACTCATCTGCTCCACTGAAGCCTGAGCTGGTTTCAGACCTAGTGGCCTTGGTCCTCTGCAGGATCTGCACCCCaggagggggctgccctggtGCTATCATCGCCCCAGGCCCAGTGGGGAGCATCACTCCCGCTCTGGGGCAGCTGAGGAAGGTACCAACCAGCCCAGCTTAAGGCAGGGCCAGACCCCACTGGGCTGTAAGCCACTCCTCAGGGGTGCAGGGGACACCATGCAGAGTACAGCAGGACAGTCCTTCTTTGCCACAGGGTGGGTTCAATATGAGGACAGAGACCAGAGGGGTGCTTGGGGTTCCCCTCCTTGCAGACAGCCAAATGGCAGGACACTACTCTGAAGACCCCGCTCCGAGCCCAAGGCCAGCTCCGCACTCACTGGCGTTGAGCCTTGAGGCCTCCCAAGACCTTTCCCAGCCCAGGTACTCTTACGAGAATCCcaaggctgggagctggaggaggtgaGGTGGCCCGGGTACTGGGACAAGCCGGGCACCACCCTGGGTCAGGGCACATAACGAGGGGTCCCCGTGAAGGTCGGTGCCAGGGGCACTGTGGGGATGCAGCTAGCCCCAGCAAAGTGGGGCTACAGtgagcccagggctgcctgtgggCAGGTGGAGGTGCAGGCAGAGGGCTGCACGCACCCCACACTgggctctgccttcccctggcTCCAGAACACTTGAGCTTTgactaaaacaaacaagaaataccCCCTACACggccacccacccccccccacccctccccgccATCCCCTGGGGCTGTGGTGGTGAAGGTTTCCCACCCCTtttggggcaggcagggcagagggaagctggGCTCTGAGCTGGGGCCACCAGGCCAGCGAGGGGCTCTCcgcttcctctccttttttttttttattcccccaccctgcccccagcTTGGGGTAAATTCATAACACACAACCGCGGCCTGGCCACAGGTGAGCACTATCTTCCTGCCCCAGGGTGCCGGCTGGGCCAGCGCACCCAATCTGGTCCCTGGcgggcagcagtgcaggcagcccccacctcccctccacccaagagtgccagcacccagcacgGAACAGCCCTGCGTGGTCTTGGGGTGGGAGTCGGGGAGCGGCTGCGCACCCGCTCCCAACCCCGTGGGTGCCTGTGCCCCACCCCCACCGCGAACCCCCCCTTTCCCTGGTATGACCTGGCTGTAGGGGAGCAGGGTGACtgtggcagccctgccctggctccgAGGGACCAGCTGCTGCCCGAGGACACCGCCTGGCCGCTCTCCTGGGCAGGCTGTGGTGCCAGCAGGGTAGGACGCGTCCCTGGCATAGGGCACGTGTTtcccaggaacagcagcagctccctgggccTGCGCTCCTTCGCTCTGGCTGGGGAGCGTTTCTGCAGCTGGCACGTGTGGGACAAGGGAGGAGAGACCTGGAGGGATCCCTGCCTGCTCCGGTTTCATCACAAGGCTCTGGCACACCCCTCCGTTAGTGCTGGACacaccagcaccctgctgtcACCCTCTGAGAGGTGTAGTGGGCAGGACACCGAGCCCAGCAGCCGTAGGCTAGGTGGCTGCGCCAGGGGCAGAGCCAGCTCCCAGCgtttgcagcacagctgcaccccCTCACGGACCTGTTTTCCAGGGAATGGGGTTGGTTAGAGCTGGGCAGAAGTTACCCTGAAACTGCGGCAGGCCCAAGGAGTTGTTctgtgcagcagggctgtgaaaAAGCCCCTTCAgccatgattaaaaaaaaaaaatagtagtaatAAACCCccatttatatattaaaaaaatggggGTATGAAAGACAAAACCACAGGGCAGGTGAAAAACCAGCCCCGACGGAGCACTGGCGGCTGCTCCACCCCCTTGTCACAGTTGCAAGCCCGAGCCGTACCTCCCGGGCCGGGCCCAGGAGCTGTTTGTTACACCCGGCCAAAGCACCCTGCGCTGCATGAGGCCCCAAGGACAGGCAGGAGGGCACCAGCTGTCCTGTCCCCGGGCACTGCTAGGGCAGCCACGCACACCGCTCAGACAGGGCAGCCCAGGAGATTttattggggtggggggaacgGGTAGAAGGCACCAGACAGAACAAGGAGCCTCCCCTGGTTCCTCCGCCTGCTCCAGTCCAAGCACACACACATGGGCACGGAGCTACTGTGCTCTCCTGCGCGGGTGGCGGAagggctgctctggctgcttgGGCGCGATTTCTAGCGCTGGCTTGGCTCCACTGCCAGCTTCGGTGGCCATGTCAGGGACATCCTCAGCGGAGATGGGCTGGATGACGTGGCCCGCTCGGGTAATGACGCGGGGGGCAGTTAGCTTCTGGAAGGCACGCTGCGTGTTCCACGTGGGGCCCACAGGCGTCCGGATGCTCTGCTCAAACTGCTGGTGCCTCTCAAAGGGGAAGGGCAGCTCACTGACCTGCGGGGAAACAGTGCAGTGGGGTAACTCCCTGTGGAGCAGGGATTACCGGCAGGGATTCAGGAGGTTTTGGGAACGGGTCACAGGAAGCTTCTGGGCGGGCCTGGGTGCTGGAGTACTTGCTGCTACCACTTGCAGAGGCTGGGGATCACCCACCTGATGTGCTGCCACATGGATGTTGCGCCGCTCGCTCATGATGACATGGGGCAAGTGCTGGTCCTTCctgggaggggctgggggcggctTGAGCAGGAATCTGCCAGGCAAGTGAGATGTCAGatcccagtgctgggctgaAGCATGTTGCTGCAGCTCTTCCATACTTACcgttttcttttcttggtgcTGGGCTTCAGTCCTGTGCCTCCCCACTCACCCCAGCCCGGCAGCACCAGGTTCACTGGCTGCGGCTTCgcagcctgctctgccttgcGCTTCTCCTGGCGGAAGTCAGCGACCACATCATCCCCAGCAAAGGCCTCTGTGATCACCCCTCTTTGGTCGATGCCACCCTCCTGTGGAGAGACGAATCagtcccctgcagccagccctgcccagggaccAAGGGGGGTAGGCCCATCCTGatcacctcctcctccatgACCACAGGCAGGCTGGGGCACTGAACCTCCTGGGACTTCCcggccagcacagcctgcaggctAATGATCTTCTTCTTGGCTGGTGGTTTCTTGACACGTCTCTcctcagctctgccttcctcctgctgctgcacttgtttctctgctcctgcagcccccagcttctccagctCTTCCACATGCTCCTCTGAGGCCAGAGCCTCAGCGTCCTCCATCGTCTGCACCCGGCCCAGCTGCTCCAACAGCAGGATCTCTGCTGGGGCCTGGGAAGGCTGCTCGATCCTGACGCTTGTCTGCTCCTCCGCACAGACAGGGTGGACAGGGCTGTCCCTCAGCAGTTCAGAAACCGCATCAGTCTCATCAGCACCTGCGCATTGAGGCATCAGGTGAGAAAGTCACCCacaagcagggagggagcaggacaaCTGTGTGAAACAGGGCAGAAAACAGTCCCACGaccccctctcccctgcccaaCCCTGCAGCACACCAAACTGCACTTGCAGGGTGTGAGCTCCTCACCTTGTCCCTCAGGGCTCCCTGCCCGCTGCTGCCGCACGTGCCGTTTCTGCGCAAAGTCTTGTAAAAGAGCTTCCTCCTCTGAcacctcctcatcctcctcctccatctcctccttgCTCTCCGCAGCACCAGGCACCGCAAAGTCTCCAAGACCCTCCTGTACCTCGGGCTCCTCGGCTGGGCCACTGGGCTTGCCCAGCATCCAGGGATTAGTTCTGCTGGCACCCGCAGGGATGGCGAGGACAGCCACTGATGTGAGGTCCTCCTCAGGAACATCACCTGGTTCCTCCTCAGGCAGCTCCACTCGCACCTTCTGCATCAACTCCTTGTTCTTGGCAAGTTGTTCCTGCATGGCCTTGCGGGCCTGGGAGGGGATCAAGATGTTTCTAACGCAGCCCAGAAACAACATGCCCACCttccttgccccccccccccccacctgtCTCCCCCTTCTCCAACCAGCATTGGGGACCTTATTGGGtctttcaatatataaaaggcgcttataagaaagatggagagagactttaTACTAGggtctgtagtgacaggacaaggggcaactGCTTTAAACTGAAGAAGGGCAATTTAGCTTGGACATGAGGAAGAGATATTTCATGatgagagtggtgaggcactgacacaggttgcccagagaagctgtggatgtcccatccatgggagtgttcaaggccaggctgaaAAACTGCGGGAagtgcccctgcccatggcaggggggttaAATGGGATGGTCTTTgaaggtccctcccaacccaaactCTTCTGTGATCTCACCTCCAGGTCATACTTAGCCATAATGGCCCTGGAGCGGGCCCATTTTCCCTTGTTCTGGTGCTTAAGACTCATGCGTTcctgggaggaagagagaagcatCAGAAAGAGCACCTTCACAGGCAGGAACTTCCCAAGGGGTGTGGGAGAAGTGCAAAAGCAGCACCTGCATcctgagctgctccagctcctccagctttGCCAAGGCAGCCTCGGGGTCCAACTTATGCAGCAGCTCAAACTCCTTCAAGGCCTTGcgtctcttgctttttttcagcacacGATGGTACCTGCAACACAAGGGTGGAGAGCTGGTGAGCGAGGCTTCACGGTTCTGGGGAGGCCTTTGGGAACACAGCACTGTTTTGGGCAGGAAGCTGCCTGATACGTTGCAGATCCCAGAAAGGAGAGGACTGGCTCTGTCTTCCTCCATGTTTTGGCCATACCCACCCACTGGGCAGGGCCAGCTCCAGTGGCAAGACCCAGCTCTCTTCCATCACACCAAGCCCAGCAATGACAGAACCTTACTTCTTGctcttgattttcttctctcGACGAGCCTTAGCCTCATAGTAGGACTGTATGACCCGAGccttctgcagctcagcccGCCGCTGCCGGGCCTGCCAGGGAACTCAGAGTGAGGGCAAACACCAAGGAAGAGGCCTCCAGAGCCAGGGcatggcaggggctgggggagtgctcacctcctccaagctcatTGCCTGCAGCGAGGCTGTCTCCTCTGGTGTCAGGAGTGGGTCTGTGATGGGCTGCTGCGTCTTGTGGAGCAGTCCAAAGATCTCCTGCTCCAGGGGAGTTCGGGCCTGTTGGGACAGAACCGACACAGCAAGAGCACGATGAGAACTGTGAGAGCCAATGCTTCTCCAGATGTCCCCATCCCTCCAAGTGTCCCATAGCAGCTCCATGGGAGGGCCTGGAGAAGTGTGTCCCCCTCCTCCTGGGGGCTGGGGCCACAATTCTGCTCACAGATCCCACGCAACAGCCTGAGGCTCACTGTGGGCCTGCTGAAGCACCCTCCCAGCCATTGCACCAGGTTAGGGCAGACAGAATTCCTCCCAGGGGAGATAAATAGGCTTGCAGTTGACAGGCAGTGCTGGCCGCATAGCACTGACAAGAAGCATGCAGCAGTAGGTCCAGGTTACGCGACACCCGTGTCCCACCAAAACAGAAAGGGATCTTTGGGCAGATCAAAGCGAGTGCTGTGAATGTTGGGGGCTTGGCAGGGGCTGTCTCTCACCTGAGCATCTGGACAACTGGGAGAACTCAAAGGGATGACAGTGactctcctgccagcaccacaaCCCCCAGGGGAACCCACATTCAATACCAAAAGCATCCCTCTTTCATAATGAAGATTTACAAATGCGCAGGCTTTGGGAAATCAAATCCCCCCTCAGCCTCAGCACAAGTGGCTGAGGGCTACTAGCAGGTACCTGGCTCAGCCCAAGGACTGAGAAACTGCAGACTCAGCCTGTGTATCTACAGCCGAGAGTCTAAAAAGAAGGTAGGAGACAGAGCAGGCTCTAAGCCTTCTGCTCATGCCTTACCTGGCTTCTCCCAGACAGCATTTACACATCTGCTACAAGGGAGGAACACTGAAAACTTCCCTTTTAATCTTCCCAAGCTCAGCACGCACCTGCCTAGAGCCTCAGCTACAGGCTGGGCTTTCCTCACGCCTACCTCATCCCTCTCAGTGTAGTCAGGAGATGTTGAGTTGCCCCAGCCAAATCCAGGGAGCTGCATGACACACAACAGCACCCACCTTCCAAGCTGAAGCCGCTTGCTCCAGGGGTACAACTGTAGCAATCTCCTGCTTCAGAGGGAAAACCAGCTGCTCCGCCCGTCGGTTCTGTAAAACCACCTGCTGCCATTTGCCCACGTCTTTAGAGGTCCTGATGTAGGCAGCTTCCCTCACGACCTGTAGGCACGGGTGAGAAGGGAAAAGGGTGAGTAGAGAAAAGCTGACTTAAAGAGCAAGGAAAGCCTTTCAGCATCAGAGAGGAGTAGAGGGGCACTCAGGAAttcagctgtgctgccctgtAAGGTCAGAacttctctctgctgcctgcacaggccCACTCACCCGCTTTGCCTCCTCTTTGTTGAGTGGCAGCTCCACTGCCTTTTTCTGCTTCACTCTGGTCAGTTCGTTCTTCACGCTGCTCAGGGCGGATTTAGGACGGATAGTCTGCAGGAGCTCAGACAGAACCAGCTTCTCCCCAGCACCTACACAAGGTCCCACGTGTTAACACAGGTGTGGCATCGCCAAGGGGCTGAAGCTGCGCTCAGCCCAGAGGTCCAGGGcagacacagcaaatcccaagCTGTTAGCTCTGGGTGGGCTGTGTGGCCTCAGTCTGACAGCAGAAGCCCTGCCCAGCTTCCCAGGGATATTACCTTTGCAGCTGACATTGAACTCTGACACCTGCACGCTTGCCTCTGTACGCTCTGCCAGCTTCCGCCTAcgaaaagaaagaaaataaaccaaaagtCTCCTCGCGTCCCCACCGTGTGCTTCTCCTCCCACCTGCAGCTGCGGCACAGGCAGAAGAGCTGGGCCCAGGGAACCGAGTGCCCTCCCACCTGCCCCTTTTTCCAAAGCGCTCCTGCGCAGCCCCGCAGGGGCAACGGGGAGGAACTGCAGTGTGGCTGCTGCAAGAGCCGCAGGGCCGAGCCACGGGACCTCCTCAAACACCCTGCACTCACCGCTTCCGTCCGGAGAGGGAACTGACCGCTTCCAGGAGCTGCCGGTGCCGCCGCTCGCCGTCCTCCTGCCCCTGGCACACAGCAACCCCGGTTACCGAGCCCGGCCTTGCCCCGGCAGAGGCCCAGCAAAGCAGCCGCGGAGCACGGCCGCAGAGGCAGCCCCGGCCAGCGCTACCGGCAGCGGCGCCTGCTGCCCGGTGCCCCACCACCGCCCGGCCTCGCCCCGGGTACCAGCCTGCTCCCGCCCAGGCCTCGGCGTCCCCGGCCATGCCCGCAGCCGCCCCGGGACGCACGGGGCGGGGGAGCGCCCGGAGCTCCGCATGCAGCAGCGGCGGCAGCTGCCCGGGGAGCCGAGCCCGGCCCCGCTCACCTCATCCTCGCCTTCGCTAGCGCTCGGGGCCACCTCCACTCCCAGCCAGTCCTCCTCCGCCATCGCGCCGCACGCCGGGCGAGCCGGAAAGCACCGCGCTGCGACCTGCCGCAAAGCACGGCGCTGCCACCACCCGCCGCGCTTCCGCCCGCCCTGCCTGACGTCACGGTTACCGTGGCAGCGGGGCCTGGTGGGTGGGGGCAGCGGCCCGGCCGCGGTTGGGGACCCCGGGGCGGACCGGCCTCCGCCTGGCCGCAGGCGCTGCCCAGGGCGTCCTTCCCATCGGGCCGCGGACC of the Falco naumanni isolate bFalNau1 chromosome 14, bFalNau1.pat, whole genome shotgun sequence genome contains:
- the UTP14A gene encoding U3 small nucleolar RNA-associated protein 14 homolog A; protein product: MGHSPSPPSTNRPLPCSPYFAPNPGAGRDGGGGGGRMRRGPAAGAALRGAGLQVAARCFPARPACGAMAEEDWLGVEVAPSASEGEDEGQEDGERRHRQLLEAVSSLSGRKRRKLAERTEASVQVSEFNVSCKGAGEKLVLSELLQTIRPKSALSSVKNELTRVKQKKAVELPLNKEEAKRVVREAAYIRTSKDVGKWQQVVLQNRRAEQLVFPLKQEIATVVPLEQAASAWKARTPLEQEIFGLLHKTQQPITDPLLTPEETASLQAMSLEEARQRRAELQKARVIQSYYEAKARREKKIKSKKYHRVLKKSKRRKALKEFELLHKLDPEAALAKLEELEQLRMQERMSLKHQNKGKWARSRAIMAKYDLEARKAMQEQLAKNKELMQKVRVELPEEEPGDVPEEDLTSVAVLAIPAGASRTNPWMLGKPSGPAEEPEVQEGLGDFAVPGAAESKEEMEEEDEEVSEEEALLQDFAQKRHVRQQRAGSPEGQGADETDAVSELLRDSPVHPVCAEEQTSVRIEQPSQAPAEILLLEQLGRVQTMEDAEALASEEHVEELEKLGAAGAEKQVQQQEEGRAEERRVKKPPAKKKIISLQAVLAGKSQEVQCPSLPVVMEEEEGGIDQRGVITEAFAGDDVVADFRQEKRKAEQAAKPQPVNLVLPGWGEWGGTGLKPSTKKRKRFLLKPPPAPPRKDQHLPHVIMSERRNIHVAAHQVSELPFPFERHQQFEQSIRTPVGPTWNTQRAFQKLTAPRVITRAGHVIQPISAEDVPDMATEAGSGAKPALEIAPKQPEQPFRHPRRRAQ